The following are from one region of the Acipenser ruthenus chromosome 19, fAciRut3.2 maternal haplotype, whole genome shotgun sequence genome:
- the LOC117424579 gene encoding SEC14-like protein 1 isoform X1: protein MVQKYQSPVRVYKHPFELVMAAYERRFPTCPLIPMFVDSDTVSEFKSEDGAVHVIERRCKLDVDAPRLLKRIAGVDYVYFVQKNSLNRRERTLQIEAHNETFSSRVIIKEFCCYTVHPENEDWTCFEQSASLDIKSFFGFESTVEKIAMKQYAGSIKKGKEIIEYYLKELEDEGVAFIPRWSPAVAPPAPVSITAQPEHPVSAAISIPAACAKESHSSKEALGAPGSPAEPLTGTPDDKLDADYIKRYLGDLMPLQESCLIRLRQWLQETHKGKIPKDEHILRFLRARDFNMDKAREILCQSLTWRKQHQVDYLLETWSSPQVLQDYYTGGWHHHDKDGRPLYVLRLGQMDTKGLVRALGEESLLRHVLSINEEGLRRCEENTKVFGRPISSWTCLVDLEGLNMRHLWRPGVKALLRIIEVVEANYPETLGRLLILRAPRVFPVLWTLVSPFIDENTRKKFLIYAGNDYQGPGGLVDYIDKEIIPDFLGGDCMCEVPEGGVVPKALYRTAEELETEDIRLWTDTIYQSGSVFKGSPHELLIEIIDASSVITWDFDVCKGDIVFNIFHSKRAPQPPKKDTLGAHSITSPGGNNVQLIDKSWQLGLDYSMVESPLICKEGESVQGSHVTRWPGFYILQWKFHNMPACATTSLPRVDDVLATLQVSSHKCKVMYYTEVLGSEDFRNACYDVESLGSMTSLESSHSGFSQLSAATTSSSQSHCSSMISR from the exons GCGTATGAAAGAAGATTCCCCACCTGCCCTCTGATCCCCATGTTCGTGGACAGCGACACTGTGAGCGAGTTCAAGAGTGAGGACGGGGCCGTGCACGTGATAGAGAGGCGTTGCAAGCTGGACGTGGACGCGCCCAGGCTGCTAAAGAGG attgCCGGGGTGGACTACGTGTACTTTGTCCAGAAGAACTCCTTGAACAGAAGGGAGCGGACCCTGCAGATAGAGGCCCACAATGAAACCTTCTCCAGCAGAGTCATCATCAAGGAGTTCTGCTGTTACACT GTTCACCCGGAGAATGAAGACTGGACTTGTTTTGAGCAGTCTGCAAGTCTGGATATCAAATCTTTCTTTGGCTTTGAAAGCACTGTTGAAAAGATTGCGATGAAGCAATATGCCGGCAGTATTAAAAAG GGCAAAGAGATCATTGAATATTACCTGAAGGAACTGGAAGATGAGGGCGTTGCCTTCATACCCCGCTGGAGTCCTGCTGTAGCTCCCCCTGCCCCAGTCAGCATCACTGCTCAGCCAGAGCATCCAGTGTCTGCAGCCATCTCCATCCCCGCCGCCTGCGCCAAGGAGAGCCACAGCAGCAAAGAGGCCCTCGGGGCACCTGGGAGCCCGGCGGAGCCCCTCACTGGCACTCCTGATG ACAAACTGGATGCAGATTACATCAAGCGCTATCTAGGAGATCTGATGCCTCTACAGGAAAGCTGCCTGATCCGACTGCGGCAGTGGCTGCAGGAGACACACAAGGGCAAG ATTCCGAAGGACGAGCACATCCTGCGCTTCCTGCGCGCCCGTGACTTCAACATGGACAAGGCGAGGGAGATCCTGTGCCAGTCCCTGACCTGGAGGAAGCAGCACCAGGTGGACTACCTGCTGGAGACGTGGAGCTCCCCGCAGGTGCTGCAAGACTACTACACTGGTGGCTGGCACCACCACGATAAGG ATGGTCGCCCTCTCTATGTGCTCCGTCTGGGACAGATGGATACCAAGGGACTAGTCCGGGCACTTGGGGAGGAGTCTCTGCTTCGGCAT GTCCTGTCAATCAATGAAGAAGGGCTGAGACGATGCGAGGAAAATACAAAAGTCTTCGGACGACCAATAAG CTCCTGGACCTGCCTGGTGGACCTGGAAGGCCTCAATATGAGGCACCTGTGGCGGCCGGGCGTGAAGGCTCTGCTGCGGATCATCGAGGTGGTGGAAGCAAACTACCCTGAGACCCTGGGGCGCCTCCTCATTCTCCGAGCACCGAGGGTCTTCCCTGTCCTCTGGACGCTG GTCAGTCCGTTCATCGATGAAAACACTCGCAAGAAGTTCCTCATCTACGCGGGAAATGACTACCagggtcctggagggctggttgATTACATTGACAAAGAGATAATTCCTGACTTCCTGGGAGGAGACTGTATG TGTGAAGTTCCAGAAGGGGGGGTCGTTCCCAAGGCTCTGTACCGGACAGCTGAGGAGCTGGAGACAGAAGATATCCGCCTCTGGACTGATACCATCTACCAGTCCGGCAGTGTCTTCAAGGGGTCTCCACATGAG CTGCTGATAGAAATCATTGATGCCTCCTCTGTGATCACCTGGGATTTCGACGTGTGTAAAGGAGACATTGTGTTTAACATCTTCCACTCGAAGAGAGCCCCCCAGCCCCCCAAGAAGGACACGCTGGGTGCCCACAGCATCACCTCCCCAGGGGGCAACAACGTGCAGCTCATAGACAAGTCCTGGCAGCTGGGGCTCGACTACAGCATGGTGGAGTCGCCTCTGATCTGTAAGGAGGGGGAGAGCGTGCAG GGCTCCCACGTGACCAGGTGGCCTGGCTTCTACATCCTGCAGTGGAAGTTCCACAACATGCCTGCCTGCGCCACCACCAGCCTGCCCCGTGTGGACGACGTGCTGGCCACGCTGCAGGTCTCATCGCATAAGTGCAAAGTCATGTACTACACAGAGGTGCTGGGCTCTGAGGACTTCCG AAATGCTTGCTACGATGTTGAGAGTtt gggCTCCATGACCAGTCTGGAGTCGAGCCACAGTGGCTTCTCCCAGCTCAGTGCTGCCACCACCTCCTCCAGCCAGTCCCACTGCAGCTCCATGATTTCCAGGTAG
- the LOC117424579 gene encoding SEC14-like protein 1 isoform X2 → MVQKYQSPVRVYKHPFELVMAAYERRFPTCPLIPMFVDSDTVSEFKSEDGAVHVIERRCKLDVDAPRLLKRIAGVDYVYFVQKNSLNRRERTLQIEAHNETFSSRVIIKEFCCYTVHPENEDWTCFEQSASLDIKSFFGFESTVEKIAMKQYAGSIKKGKEIIEYYLKELEDEGVAFIPRWSPAVAPPAPVSITAQPEHPVSAAISIPAACAKESHSSKEALGAPGSPAEPLTGTPDDKLDADYIKRYLGDLMPLQESCLIRLRQWLQETHKGKIPKDEHILRFLRARDFNMDKAREILCQSLTWRKQHQVDYLLETWSSPQVLQDYYTGGWHHHDKDGRPLYVLRLGQMDTKGLVRALGEESLLRHVLSINEEGLRRCEENTKVFGRPISSWTCLVDLEGLNMRHLWRPGVKALLRIIEVVEANYPETLGRLLILRAPRVFPVLWTLVSPFIDENTRKKFLIYAGNDYQGPGGLVDYIDKEIIPDFLGGDCMCEVPEGGVVPKALYRTAEELETEDIRLWTDTIYQSGSVFKGSPHELLIEIIDASSVITWDFDVCKGDIVFNIFHSKRAPQPPKKDTLGAHSITSPGGNNVQLIDKSWQLGLDYSMVESPLICKEGESVQGSHVTRWPGFYILQWKFHNMPACATTSLPRVDDVLATLQVSSHKCKVMYYTEVLGSEDFRGSMTSLESSHSGFSQLSAATTSSSQSHCSSMISR, encoded by the exons GCGTATGAAAGAAGATTCCCCACCTGCCCTCTGATCCCCATGTTCGTGGACAGCGACACTGTGAGCGAGTTCAAGAGTGAGGACGGGGCCGTGCACGTGATAGAGAGGCGTTGCAAGCTGGACGTGGACGCGCCCAGGCTGCTAAAGAGG attgCCGGGGTGGACTACGTGTACTTTGTCCAGAAGAACTCCTTGAACAGAAGGGAGCGGACCCTGCAGATAGAGGCCCACAATGAAACCTTCTCCAGCAGAGTCATCATCAAGGAGTTCTGCTGTTACACT GTTCACCCGGAGAATGAAGACTGGACTTGTTTTGAGCAGTCTGCAAGTCTGGATATCAAATCTTTCTTTGGCTTTGAAAGCACTGTTGAAAAGATTGCGATGAAGCAATATGCCGGCAGTATTAAAAAG GGCAAAGAGATCATTGAATATTACCTGAAGGAACTGGAAGATGAGGGCGTTGCCTTCATACCCCGCTGGAGTCCTGCTGTAGCTCCCCCTGCCCCAGTCAGCATCACTGCTCAGCCAGAGCATCCAGTGTCTGCAGCCATCTCCATCCCCGCCGCCTGCGCCAAGGAGAGCCACAGCAGCAAAGAGGCCCTCGGGGCACCTGGGAGCCCGGCGGAGCCCCTCACTGGCACTCCTGATG ACAAACTGGATGCAGATTACATCAAGCGCTATCTAGGAGATCTGATGCCTCTACAGGAAAGCTGCCTGATCCGACTGCGGCAGTGGCTGCAGGAGACACACAAGGGCAAG ATTCCGAAGGACGAGCACATCCTGCGCTTCCTGCGCGCCCGTGACTTCAACATGGACAAGGCGAGGGAGATCCTGTGCCAGTCCCTGACCTGGAGGAAGCAGCACCAGGTGGACTACCTGCTGGAGACGTGGAGCTCCCCGCAGGTGCTGCAAGACTACTACACTGGTGGCTGGCACCACCACGATAAGG ATGGTCGCCCTCTCTATGTGCTCCGTCTGGGACAGATGGATACCAAGGGACTAGTCCGGGCACTTGGGGAGGAGTCTCTGCTTCGGCAT GTCCTGTCAATCAATGAAGAAGGGCTGAGACGATGCGAGGAAAATACAAAAGTCTTCGGACGACCAATAAG CTCCTGGACCTGCCTGGTGGACCTGGAAGGCCTCAATATGAGGCACCTGTGGCGGCCGGGCGTGAAGGCTCTGCTGCGGATCATCGAGGTGGTGGAAGCAAACTACCCTGAGACCCTGGGGCGCCTCCTCATTCTCCGAGCACCGAGGGTCTTCCCTGTCCTCTGGACGCTG GTCAGTCCGTTCATCGATGAAAACACTCGCAAGAAGTTCCTCATCTACGCGGGAAATGACTACCagggtcctggagggctggttgATTACATTGACAAAGAGATAATTCCTGACTTCCTGGGAGGAGACTGTATG TGTGAAGTTCCAGAAGGGGGGGTCGTTCCCAAGGCTCTGTACCGGACAGCTGAGGAGCTGGAGACAGAAGATATCCGCCTCTGGACTGATACCATCTACCAGTCCGGCAGTGTCTTCAAGGGGTCTCCACATGAG CTGCTGATAGAAATCATTGATGCCTCCTCTGTGATCACCTGGGATTTCGACGTGTGTAAAGGAGACATTGTGTTTAACATCTTCCACTCGAAGAGAGCCCCCCAGCCCCCCAAGAAGGACACGCTGGGTGCCCACAGCATCACCTCCCCAGGGGGCAACAACGTGCAGCTCATAGACAAGTCCTGGCAGCTGGGGCTCGACTACAGCATGGTGGAGTCGCCTCTGATCTGTAAGGAGGGGGAGAGCGTGCAG GGCTCCCACGTGACCAGGTGGCCTGGCTTCTACATCCTGCAGTGGAAGTTCCACAACATGCCTGCCTGCGCCACCACCAGCCTGCCCCGTGTGGACGACGTGCTGGCCACGCTGCAGGTCTCATCGCATAAGTGCAAAGTCATGTACTACACAGAGGTGCTGGGCTCTGAGGACTTCCG gggCTCCATGACCAGTCTGGAGTCGAGCCACAGTGGCTTCTCCCAGCTCAGTGCTGCCACCACCTCCTCCAGCCAGTCCCACTGCAGCTCCATGATTTCCAGGTAG